From a single Osmerus eperlanus chromosome 8, fOsmEpe2.1, whole genome shotgun sequence genomic region:
- the bpnt1 gene encoding 3'(2'),5'-bisphosphate nucleotidase 1 isoform X2, with amino-acid sequence MSGNPAVVMRLMASAYAVAEKAGAITRRVLQSGDLGIVEKTGANDLQTLADRLVQQSICASLSKHFPQITIIGEEDLPEEEVKEDLIESGQFEEILQKACPVEYNTLKEEELVVWVDPLDGTKEYTEGLLDHVTVLIGIAHGGKAIAGVINQPFYNYELGAGAELGRTLWGVLGLGAFGFQLQEVPDGKRIVTTTRSHSNKLVTDCVQAMEPDEVIKVGGAGNKIIQLVEGKASAYVFASLGCKKWDTCAPEAILHAVGGKLTDMHGNAYRYDANVKHMNSTGVLATLRNHQYYASRVPQSVLQALKTD; translated from the exons ATGTCGGGAAACCCAGCTGTAGTGATGCGTCTCATGGCCTCAGCATACGCTGTAGCCGAGAAGGCAGGGGCCATCACAAGGAGGGTCCTTCAAAGTGGAGACCTTGGCATTGTGGAAAAG ACAGGAGCCAATGACTTGCAGACACTGGCAGACAGGCTGGTCCAGCAGAGCATCTGTGCTTCTCTGTCTAAACACTTTCCCCAAATCACCATCattggagaggag GATCTGCCAGAAGAGGAAGTGAAGGAAGATTTGATTGAGAGCGGGCAGTTTGAAGAGATCCTGCAGAAGGCCTGTCCAGTTGAATACAACAccttgaaagaggaggag TTGGTGGTCTGGGTTGACCCCCTCGATGGGACTAAAGAATATACTGAAG GGCTTTTGGATCATGTGACTGTGCTCATTGGAATCGCACATGGAGGAAAGGCTATTGCTGGGGTCATAAACCAGCCATTTTACAATTATGAG CTTGGGGCAGGTGCAGAGCTGGGCAGGACCCTGTGGGGAGTGCTCGGACTGGGAGCCTTTGGGTTCCAACTACAGGAAGTCCCAGACGGGAAGCGCATCGTCACTACTACCCGTTCCCATAGCAACAAGCTAGTCACGGACTGTGTCCAGGCCATGGAGCCTGACGAGGTGATCAAAGTGGGCGGAGCCGGAAATAAG ATTATCCAGCTGGTGGAAGGGAAGGCCTCTGCATATGTGTTTGCCAGTCTGGGGTGCAAGAAGTGGGACACATGCGCCCCTGAAGCCATCCTGCATGCAGTGGGAG gcaaACTGACAGACATGCATGGCAATGCCTATCGTTATGACGCCAATGTGAAGCATATGAACTCAACAGGAGTGCTGGCCACTCTACGCAACCACCAGTACTATGCCAGTAGGGTGCCACAGTCTGTTCTCCAGGCCCTGAAGACCGACTGA
- the bpnt1 gene encoding 3'(2'),5'-bisphosphate nucleotidase 1 isoform X1, with the protein MSGNPAVVMRLMASAYAVAEKAGAITRRVLQSGDLGIVEKTGANDLQTLADRLVQQSICASLSKHFPQITIIGEEDLPEEEVKEDLIESGQFEEILQKACPVEYNTLKEEELVVWVDPLDGTKEYTEAARCLYLPDQAEVSHTRLDASERRRTALRLLDHVTVLIGIAHGGKAIAGVINQPFYNYELGAGAELGRTLWGVLGLGAFGFQLQEVPDGKRIVTTTRSHSNKLVTDCVQAMEPDEVIKVGGAGNKIIQLVEGKASAYVFASLGCKKWDTCAPEAILHAVGGKLTDMHGNAYRYDANVKHMNSTGVLATLRNHQYYASRVPQSVLQALKTD; encoded by the exons ATGTCGGGAAACCCAGCTGTAGTGATGCGTCTCATGGCCTCAGCATACGCTGTAGCCGAGAAGGCAGGGGCCATCACAAGGAGGGTCCTTCAAAGTGGAGACCTTGGCATTGTGGAAAAG ACAGGAGCCAATGACTTGCAGACACTGGCAGACAGGCTGGTCCAGCAGAGCATCTGTGCTTCTCTGTCTAAACACTTTCCCCAAATCACCATCattggagaggag GATCTGCCAGAAGAGGAAGTGAAGGAAGATTTGATTGAGAGCGGGCAGTTTGAAGAGATCCTGCAGAAGGCCTGTCCAGTTGAATACAACAccttgaaagaggaggag TTGGTGGTCTGGGTTGACCCCCTCGATGGGACTAAAGAATATACTGAAG CGGCGCGGTGTCTCTACCTCCCAGACCAGGCCGAGGTGTCACACACCAGGCTGGATGCTTCTGAGCGTCGACGCACGGCGCTCC GGCTTTTGGATCATGTGACTGTGCTCATTGGAATCGCACATGGAGGAAAGGCTATTGCTGGGGTCATAAACCAGCCATTTTACAATTATGAG CTTGGGGCAGGTGCAGAGCTGGGCAGGACCCTGTGGGGAGTGCTCGGACTGGGAGCCTTTGGGTTCCAACTACAGGAAGTCCCAGACGGGAAGCGCATCGTCACTACTACCCGTTCCCATAGCAACAAGCTAGTCACGGACTGTGTCCAGGCCATGGAGCCTGACGAGGTGATCAAAGTGGGCGGAGCCGGAAATAAG ATTATCCAGCTGGTGGAAGGGAAGGCCTCTGCATATGTGTTTGCCAGTCTGGGGTGCAAGAAGTGGGACACATGCGCCCCTGAAGCCATCCTGCATGCAGTGGGAG gcaaACTGACAGACATGCATGGCAATGCCTATCGTTATGACGCCAATGTGAAGCATATGAACTCAACAGGAGTGCTGGCCACTCTACGCAACCACCAGTACTATGCCAGTAGGGTGCCACAGTCTGTTCTCCAGGCCCTGAAGACCGACTGA